A single genomic interval of Streptomyces sp. 1222.5 harbors:
- the ndk gene encoding nucleoside-diphosphate kinase, whose product MTQRTLVLLKPDAVRRGLTGEIIGRIERKAGWQITALELRTLDRATLEQHYAEHVGKPFYEPLVEFMSSGPVVALIAEGERVIEGVRQLAGPTDPIAAAPGSIRGDFGVIVRENLIHASDSEESAEREVKIFFPGRV is encoded by the coding sequence GTGACGCAGCGCACCCTCGTCCTGCTCAAGCCCGACGCCGTCCGTCGAGGCCTGACCGGCGAGATCATCGGCCGGATCGAGCGCAAGGCCGGCTGGCAGATCACCGCGCTGGAACTGCGCACCCTGGACCGCGCCACGCTGGAGCAGCACTACGCCGAGCACGTCGGCAAGCCGTTCTACGAGCCGCTGGTCGAGTTCATGTCCTCCGGCCCGGTCGTCGCCCTGATCGCCGAGGGCGAGCGGGTCATCGAAGGGGTCCGCCAGCTGGCCGGCCCGACCGACCCGATCGCCGCCGCCCCCGGCTCCATCCGCGGCGACTTCGGTGTGATCGTCCGCGAGAACCTGATCCACGCCTCCGACTCCGAGGAGTCCGCCGAGCGCGAGGTGAAGATCTTCTTCCCCGGCCGCGTCTGA
- a CDS encoding rod shape-determining protein: protein MSFIGRDMAVDLGTANTLVYVRGRGIVLNEPSVVAINTNTGGILAVGAEAKKMIGRTPGNIVAVRPLKDGVIADFEITERMLRYFILKIHKRRYLARPRVVVCVPSGITGVERRAVIEASSQAGARQVHIIEEPMAAAIGSGLPVHEATGNMVVDIGGGTTEVAVISLGGIVTAQSIRVAGDELDNAIIQYIKKEYSLLLGERTAEQIKITIGSAYDLDSDEHTEVRGRDLVSGLPKTVVISAAEVRKAIEEPVNAIVDAVKTTLDKCPPELSGDIMDRGIVLTGGGALLRGLDERLRRETGMPIHIAEDPLDSVALGSGKCVEEFEALQQVLDAQPRR from the coding sequence ATGTCGTTCATCGGCCGTGACATGGCTGTCGACCTCGGGACCGCCAACACGCTGGTGTACGTCAGGGGTCGCGGGATCGTGCTCAACGAGCCGTCCGTCGTGGCGATCAACACCAACACGGGCGGCATCCTCGCGGTCGGCGCCGAAGCGAAGAAGATGATCGGCCGGACGCCGGGCAACATCGTCGCCGTCCGCCCGCTGAAGGACGGTGTGATCGCCGACTTCGAGATCACCGAGCGGATGCTCCGCTACTTCATCCTGAAGATCCACAAGCGGCGGTATCTCGCCAGGCCCCGCGTCGTCGTCTGCGTGCCCTCGGGTATCACCGGCGTCGAGCGCCGCGCCGTCATCGAAGCGTCCTCCCAGGCCGGTGCCCGCCAGGTGCACATCATCGAGGAGCCGATGGCGGCCGCCATCGGCTCGGGCCTGCCGGTGCACGAGGCCACCGGCAACATGGTGGTGGACATCGGCGGCGGCACCACGGAGGTCGCGGTCATCTCGCTCGGCGGCATCGTCACCGCCCAGTCGATCCGCGTCGCCGGCGACGAACTCGACAACGCGATCATCCAGTACATCAAGAAGGAGTACAGCCTTCTCCTGGGTGAGCGCACCGCGGAGCAGATCAAGATCACGATCGGTTCGGCGTACGACCTCGACAGCGACGAGCACACCGAGGTCCGCGGCCGGGACCTGGTCTCCGGACTGCCCAAGACCGTCGTCATCTCGGCCGCCGAGGTCCGCAAGGCGATCGAGGAGCCGGTCAACGCGATCGTCGACGCCGTCAAGACCACCCTCGACAAGTGTCCGCCGGAGCTGTCAGGCGACATCATGGACCGAGGAATCGTTCTGACCGGCGGTGGAGCACTGCTGCGCGGGCTCGACGAGCGGCTGCGGCGGGAGACCGGCATGCCGATCCACATCGCCGAGGACCCGCTGGACAGCGTCGCGCTCGGCTCGGGCAAGTGCGTCGAGGAGTTCGAGGCGCTGCAGCAGGTCCTGGACGCCCAGCCGCGCAGATGA
- the mreC gene encoding rod shape-determining protein MreC, producing the protein MRDTKESRLLLVLLIAIAFALITVDIRGGRNSPVDGARQAAAAVFGPVENGLSSAVDPVGNAVSAIRDSGSRHDRLAALEKENAALKAKLGSDDRNRSRLAQLDKMLKIAGEGQYGIKGAQVIAIGSAQGFSWTITIDAGANDGIKRDMTVLNGDGLVGRVTTVGPDTSTVLLANDPDFTVGTRMEGSDELGFASGQGDRPLRVELLNGKAEVKKGDRLITFGSQADKPFVPGVPVGVISRVDPSGGGLTRTLYVTPYVSFTKLDVVGVVVEAPKKDPRDTVLPAHPKPTPTPTVTVTVTPSADANTTDQQQ; encoded by the coding sequence GTGAGGGACACGAAAGAGAGCCGGCTGCTCCTGGTCCTGCTGATCGCCATCGCGTTCGCGCTGATCACGGTGGACATCCGCGGGGGCCGCAACTCCCCGGTGGACGGAGCCCGGCAGGCCGCGGCAGCGGTGTTCGGCCCCGTCGAGAACGGACTGTCCTCGGCGGTCGACCCGGTGGGCAACGCCGTCTCGGCCATCCGTGACTCCGGCAGCCGGCACGACCGGCTCGCCGCCCTGGAGAAGGAGAACGCGGCCCTCAAGGCGAAGCTCGGCAGCGACGACCGCAACCGCAGCCGCCTGGCACAGCTCGACAAGATGCTGAAGATCGCCGGCGAGGGCCAGTACGGCATCAAGGGCGCCCAGGTCATCGCCATCGGCTCGGCACAGGGCTTCTCCTGGACCATCACCATCGACGCGGGCGCCAACGACGGCATCAAACGGGACATGACCGTGCTGAACGGCGACGGGCTGGTCGGCCGCGTCACCACCGTCGGCCCGGACACCTCCACGGTGCTCCTCGCCAACGACCCCGACTTCACCGTCGGCACCCGTATGGAGGGCAGCGACGAACTCGGCTTCGCCTCCGGCCAGGGCGACCGCCCGCTGCGCGTGGAACTGCTCAACGGCAAGGCGGAGGTGAAGAAGGGCGACCGGCTCATCACCTTCGGCTCGCAGGCCGACAAGCCGTTCGTGCCGGGCGTCCCGGTCGGCGTGATCTCCCGCGTCGACCCCTCCGGCGGTGGCCTCACCCGCACCCTCTACGTCACGCCGTACGTCAGCTTCACCAAGCTGGACGTCGTCGGCGTGGTCGTCGAGGCCCCGAAGAAGGACCCGCGGGACACGGTGCTCCCGGCCCACCCCAAGCCCACGCCGACCCCGACGGTGACCGTCACGGTGACCCCGTCGGCCGACGCCAACACGACCGACCAGCAGCAGTAG